The Candidatus Alcyoniella australis genome window below encodes:
- a CDS encoding NifB/NifX family molybdenum-iron cluster-binding protein, which produces MSERQLKIALAVWGNRISPVFDSARTVLVAEIKDGKVVGKRRELLGAELPYSRALKLSGWGTRVLICGAISVGFARTIEVYRIQVIPFISGEAQQVLEAYLSGSLMAGTFHMPGFEINHRKRFRGWRA; this is translated from the coding sequence ATGAGTGAGCGCCAACTGAAAATCGCCCTGGCTGTGTGGGGCAATAGAATTTCACCTGTTTTTGATTCCGCTCGCACGGTGCTTGTTGCTGAAATCAAAGACGGAAAGGTGGTCGGCAAGCGCCGTGAATTGCTGGGGGCTGAATTGCCCTATTCGCGCGCGTTGAAATTGTCCGGATGGGGAACACGGGTTTTGATTTGCGGGGCTATCTCCGTTGGATTTGCGCGTACGATCGAAGTTTACCGCATTCAGGTGATTCCTTTTATATCCGGCGAAGCTCAACAAGTGCTCGAAGCCTACTTAAGCGGCAGCTTGATGGCGGGCACATTCCATATGCCGGGATTCGAGATTAACCACCGCAAACGTTTTCGCGGGTGGCGCGCCTGA
- a CDS encoding sigma 54-interacting transcriptional regulator, with translation MKSGSLNHHVTEIILESISNGVFTVDHNWRITSFNRAAEEITGILRAEAIDKHCWEVFRSNMCEKDCALRRTLKLGKDFVDTSTHIVNSKQRRIPVVVCTSLLKDETGKVLGGVETFRDMSIVEELRKELDGRFQVGDMVSRSSSMHKIFSILPQVAESDSTVLIQGETGTGKELLARAIHELSSRREKPFVAINCGALPETLLESELFGYKAGAFTNATKDKPGHFSRAEGGSIFLDEIGDVSAAFQVRLLRVLQERTFQPLGATHEVKADVRVITAANRDLSKMVKSGTFRQDLFYRINVVRLELPPLRDRKEDITLLVERFINRLNLLRGKNITGISRETFALLMSHNYPGNIRELENIIEHAFVICPEGQIELHCLPESLIGPIPRPTTRGTIDVALRSVEAQAILDALKRNNYNRQATARELGMHKSTLFRKLKAFEIDVPKIDGRSRLKRER, from the coding sequence ATGAAATCCGGCAGCCTAAACCACCACGTAACGGAAATCATTTTGGAGAGCATTTCCAACGGAGTGTTCACCGTGGACCACAACTGGCGCATCACTTCGTTCAACCGCGCTGCCGAGGAGATCACGGGAATTCTTCGAGCAGAGGCCATCGACAAGCACTGCTGGGAGGTGTTTCGTTCCAACATGTGCGAAAAAGACTGCGCCCTTCGCCGCACGTTGAAGCTGGGCAAGGATTTTGTCGACACGTCCACACACATCGTCAACAGCAAGCAAAGGCGGATACCGGTCGTGGTATGCACCTCCTTGCTCAAGGACGAAACCGGCAAGGTGTTGGGCGGCGTTGAAACATTCCGCGATATGAGCATAGTGGAAGAATTGCGAAAGGAATTGGATGGTCGTTTTCAAGTCGGCGACATGGTTAGCCGCAGTTCATCTATGCATAAAATTTTCAGCATTCTGCCCCAGGTGGCGGAAAGCGACAGCACGGTATTGATTCAGGGAGAAACAGGGACAGGAAAGGAGCTTCTGGCCCGCGCCATTCACGAGTTGAGTTCTCGTCGGGAAAAGCCGTTTGTCGCGATCAACTGCGGCGCCCTGCCGGAAACCTTATTGGAATCGGAGCTTTTTGGATATAAAGCCGGGGCTTTCACCAACGCGACCAAAGACAAACCAGGGCACTTTTCTCGTGCTGAAGGTGGAAGCATTTTCTTGGATGAAATCGGGGATGTCAGCGCCGCCTTCCAGGTGCGGCTGCTGCGAGTATTGCAGGAGCGGACCTTTCAGCCGCTTGGGGCTACGCATGAGGTCAAGGCGGATGTGCGCGTCATTACCGCCGCAAATAGAGATCTCTCAAAAATGGTGAAAAGCGGGACTTTTCGGCAGGACCTTTTTTACCGCATAAACGTGGTGCGCCTCGAGCTTCCGCCCTTGCGCGACCGCAAGGAAGATATCACGCTGCTTGTTGAACGCTTTATCAATCGGCTCAACCTCTTACGCGGAAAAAATATCACGGGTATCAGCCGGGAGACCTTTGCTTTGCTCATGTCGCACAATTACCCTGGCAATATTCGGGAATTGGAGAACATCATCGAGCATGCGTTTGTGATTTGCCCTGAGGGACAGATCGAACTGCATTGCCTGCCGGAGAGCCTGATAGGCCCGATTCCCCGCCCGACCACACGCGGCACAATTGACGTCGCTTTGAGATCAGTGGAAGCTCAGGCGATACTGGATGCACTAAAGCGCAACAATTACAACCGCCAGGCGACCGCCCGCGAACTTGGCATGCATAAAAGTACGCTTTTCAGAAAACTTAAGGCTTTCGAAATAGACGTTCCGAAAATTGATGGCCGGTCCAGGCTAAAAAGGGAAAGGTAG
- a CDS encoding DUF799 family lipoprotein has protein sequence MPERIAVMPVKNMTADMDAPEEFQNRTVGSVIARGYSVAPPEMVKRKLEDEGIYIAEELYLIPIKELGEIMDVDGILMTTVTEWDMVILPTHTRFEVGARFELYLTQSETLVWSWDDRIKITTPYMPSAHFTGNAWVSLLCGKAFSTLPKCRSSSRIPVVF, from the coding sequence ATGCCGGAGCGAATCGCCGTGATGCCGGTAAAGAACATGACCGCGGACATGGACGCCCCCGAGGAATTTCAGAACCGGACCGTCGGGTCCGTAATCGCCCGCGGTTACTCTGTTGCCCCCCCGGAGATGGTCAAACGCAAGCTCGAAGATGAAGGAATATATATAGCGGAAGAGCTCTACCTGATACCGATTAAGGAGCTCGGCGAAATCATGGACGTGGACGGCATCCTGATGACCACAGTCACCGAATGGGACATGGTTATCCTGCCGACGCATACCAGATTCGAGGTGGGAGCCAGGTTCGAGCTGTATCTGACACAGTCCGAGACCCTTGTCTGGTCATGGGATGATCGAATTAAAATAACGACGCCCTACATGCCCAGCGCTCACTTTACCGGAAACGCGTGGGTCAGCCTGTTATGCGGCAAGGCATTTTCGACTTTGCCTAAATGCCGGTCCTCATCTAGAATACCGGTTGTGTTTTAA
- a CDS encoding acyl-CoA dehydrogenase family protein — protein MNFEFSDEQKMLVDTLQRMGERENFRKLAAEVDESGEFPHALMKTFGEMGLLGMTVSPEYGGGGRPGIDAVLAIETLARFSPMIAAPVFESNVGPVRVIDSFGTTEHKQEVLPGVCRGELSVSVCMTEPEAGSDLTSLSTKLVEHDGGYLLNGRKTFITGAGVASHYLVYCRFGDTPGYKGIGAVLVPKGAPGFSFGRQEQFMGLRGMPSCDLIFEDVFVPSEAVVIKIGEFRNLMTTFDLERCGNSAMCLGVAGAAVDEAKRYAVERQAFGRPICEFQDVQFKIVDMATKLDAARLLVYRAALGAGRGFPSMYESAMGKCFANEMVAEVTNEAMLIFGGYGYSREFPVERMHRDALAWRVAGGTVQMLRVTMASILFARRFDQRSGS, from the coding sequence ATGAATTTCGAATTTAGCGACGAACAGAAAATGCTCGTTGATACCTTGCAGCGCATGGGCGAGCGCGAGAACTTCCGCAAGCTGGCCGCCGAAGTCGACGAGAGCGGCGAGTTCCCGCACGCGCTGATGAAGACCTTTGGCGAGATGGGGCTGCTGGGCATGACTGTCTCGCCTGAGTACGGCGGCGGCGGGCGGCCGGGAATCGACGCGGTGCTGGCGATCGAAACCCTGGCGCGTTTCTCGCCGATGATCGCGGCGCCGGTGTTCGAATCCAACGTCGGGCCGGTGCGCGTGATCGATTCTTTCGGCACCACGGAACACAAACAGGAAGTGCTGCCCGGCGTGTGTCGCGGTGAGCTGAGCGTGTCGGTCTGCATGACCGAGCCCGAGGCCGGCTCCGACCTGACGAGCCTGAGCACCAAACTGGTGGAACACGACGGCGGCTATTTGCTCAACGGCCGCAAGACCTTCATCACCGGCGCGGGAGTGGCCAGCCACTACCTGGTCTACTGCCGCTTTGGCGACACGCCGGGGTACAAGGGGATCGGCGCGGTGCTGGTGCCCAAGGGCGCGCCCGGGTTCAGCTTCGGCAGGCAGGAACAATTCATGGGCCTGCGCGGCATGCCCTCGTGCGACCTGATCTTCGAGGACGTGTTCGTGCCGAGCGAAGCGGTGGTGATCAAGATCGGCGAGTTCCGCAACCTGATGACCACCTTCGACCTGGAACGCTGCGGCAACTCGGCGATGTGCCTGGGCGTGGCCGGGGCCGCGGTGGATGAGGCCAAGCGCTACGCTGTGGAGCGCCAGGCCTTCGGCCGCCCGATCTGCGAGTTTCAGGACGTGCAGTTCAAGATCGTGGACATGGCCACCAAGCTCGACGCAGCGCGTCTGCTGGTCTACCGCGCGGCACTGGGAGCCGGGCGCGGCTTCCCCTCGATGTACGAATCGGCCATGGGCAAGTGTTTTGCCAACGAGATGGTGGCCGAGGTGACCAACGAGGCGATGTTGATTTTCGGCGGATACGGCTACAGCCGCGAGTTTCCGGTGGAGCGCATGCACCGCGACGCGCTGGCTTGGCGCGTGGCAGGCGGCACGGTCCAGATGTTGAGGGTCACCATGGCCAGCATTCTCTTTGCGCGGCGCTTCGACCAGCGGTCCGGATCATAA
- a CDS encoding MmgE/PrpD family protein: MEYARKLAKFCTDLTFDQLPQPVVAKTRLCFLDFLANVYGSHELEAVRSVTDYVRSLDGPPQATALGCKLRTGAHQAALLNGVAAEAIEAQDGLRFGGNHPGVAVIPAALAVAEQRGCSGKELITAIVAGYEVAGRIAAAIHPFHTLGGFLPTGTCGTFGATAAAGMLMGLDNATLLNALGIAGYLLPLSMAETLMGGFTAKILQGGQAASVALSAAGLAAAGISGPPYVLEGSHLGGGFTKITTNSEPQMDRITEGLGESFSIMDIYFKPFTACRHTHGCAQAALELADQPGFAVERITTIEALTYGIAMIAVGKPVDASSTFVSAQFSIPYVVAACLLDRAMGPAQVREERISDPQLQSLAAKVRVSIDPELNDRYPEYTASRVQITMDDGELRSKQIDIPKGDPRDPLSADDLAAKLRAFGRSQDPATLDRICALTMGLDQLADVRQLTALA, encoded by the coding sequence ATGGAGTACGCGCGCAAGCTGGCAAAGTTCTGTACCGATCTGACCTTCGATCAATTGCCGCAGCCGGTGGTCGCAAAGACTCGGCTGTGCTTCCTCGATTTTTTGGCCAACGTCTACGGCTCGCACGAGCTCGAGGCCGTGCGCAGCGTGACCGACTATGTGCGCTCCCTGGACGGGCCGCCCCAGGCCACGGCCCTGGGTTGCAAATTGCGCACCGGAGCGCACCAAGCTGCGTTGCTCAACGGCGTGGCGGCAGAGGCGATCGAGGCGCAGGACGGGCTGCGCTTCGGCGGCAATCATCCGGGGGTGGCCGTGATCCCCGCGGCACTGGCCGTGGCCGAGCAGCGCGGCTGTTCGGGCAAGGAGCTGATCACCGCGATCGTGGCCGGGTACGAGGTCGCGGGCCGGATCGCGGCCGCCATACATCCATTCCACACCCTGGGCGGTTTTTTACCCACCGGCACCTGCGGGACGTTCGGCGCGACCGCGGCTGCCGGGATGCTGATGGGTCTGGATAACGCAACGCTGCTCAACGCCTTGGGCATTGCCGGATATCTGCTGCCGCTGAGTATGGCCGAAACCCTGATGGGTGGATTCACGGCCAAGATCCTACAAGGCGGCCAGGCTGCCAGCGTCGCCCTAAGTGCCGCCGGGTTGGCCGCGGCCGGAATCAGCGGCCCGCCCTACGTGCTCGAGGGCTCGCATCTGGGCGGCGGGTTCACCAAGATCACCACTAACAGCGAGCCGCAGATGGATCGCATCACGGAGGGGCTGGGCGAGTCGTTCTCGATCATGGACATCTATTTCAAACCGTTCACCGCCTGCCGTCACACGCACGGCTGCGCCCAGGCCGCGCTGGAGCTGGCGGATCAGCCGGGGTTCGCGGTGGAACGAATCACAACCATCGAAGCGTTGACCTACGGCATCGCGATGATCGCCGTGGGCAAGCCGGTTGACGCATCGAGCACGTTCGTCTCCGCGCAATTCTCGATCCCCTATGTAGTTGCCGCCTGCCTGCTGGACCGGGCCATGGGCCCGGCCCAGGTGCGCGAGGAGCGGATCAGCGACCCGCAGCTGCAAAGCCTGGCCGCCAAGGTGCGCGTGAGCATCGATCCGGAGCTCAACGATCGCTACCCCGAGTACACGGCGAGCCGGGTGCAGATCACCATGGATGACGGTGAGCTGCGCAGCAAACAGATCGATATTCCCAAGGGCGATCCACGCGACCCGCTGAGCGCCGATGACCTGGCGGCCAAGCTGCGCGCGTTTGGCCGCAGCCAAGACCCGGCAACGCTCGATCGAATCTGCGCACTAACGATGGGGCTTGACCAACTGGCCGACGTGCGGCAGCTGACCGCGCTTGCCTGA
- a CDS encoding CoA-transferase → MGTDLGDYIKPELIACCGAREIEDHEVVIVGTGFPTMSANIARHTHAPNARMMQESGVYDAAPKRPALSVGDPCLNPGAAMIGGLIEVMGMFLQGGWVDVGFLAGSQVDRFGNINTTCIGPYDNPRSRLPGSGGANPIGSLARKVLIIALHDKRRLAARVDFITTPGYIDGPDGRERAGLPPDTGPHALITNKALMRFDKSTGEAYLASYHPGNTIDEIVQCTPWDLRIADDVCETPPPSAEELRVLREVLDPQGMIAVYESRGYV, encoded by the coding sequence ATGGGCACTGACTTGGGCGACTACATCAAACCGGAACTGATCGCCTGCTGCGGCGCGCGCGAGATCGAGGACCACGAGGTGGTGATCGTGGGCACCGGCTTCCCCACGATGTCGGCCAACATCGCGCGTCACACCCACGCGCCCAACGCGCGGATGATGCAGGAGTCCGGGGTCTACGACGCCGCGCCCAAGCGCCCGGCGCTCTCGGTGGGCGATCCGTGCCTCAATCCCGGCGCGGCGATGATCGGCGGGTTGATCGAGGTGATGGGCATGTTCCTCCAGGGCGGCTGGGTCGACGTCGGGTTTCTGGCCGGCAGCCAGGTCGACCGTTTCGGCAACATCAACACCACCTGCATCGGCCCCTACGACAATCCCCGCAGCCGCCTGCCCGGAAGCGGCGGCGCCAACCCGATCGGCTCGCTGGCCCGCAAGGTGCTGATCATCGCGCTGCACGACAAGCGCCGTCTGGCCGCGCGCGTGGACTTCATCACCACGCCGGGGTACATCGACGGCCCGGACGGTCGCGAACGGGCCGGGCTGCCGCCGGACACCGGGCCGCACGCCTTGATCACCAACAAGGCGCTGATGCGTTTTGACAAATCAACGGGCGAGGCCTATCTGGCCAGCTATCACCCGGGGAACACCATCGACGAGATCGTGCAGTGCACGCCGTGGGATTTGCGCATCGCCGACGACGTGTGCGAAACACCGCCGCCCAGCGCCGAGGAACTGCGGGTGCTGCGCGAGGTGCTCGATCCTCAAGGGATGATCGCGGTCTACGAGAGCCGCGGATACGTGTGA
- a CDS encoding CoA-transferase: MSKVCTMREAVADHVPDDSFLFIGGYICRTPFAAIHEIIRQRRSGLTIVRSNAADDFDMLIGAGAVKRFVSTFLSLGFFGLGRCYRRAMEQQIPHAIEVEEYTNLSLPLMLMAGAMGLPFVPSKDMLGSDLLNVRSFMGEDKYKLIQSPFDGKNTLLVPALNPDVAIIHVQQSDAEGNAQIWGIGGDCQMGANAARKVIVSCERIVDREVIGKDPSRTIVPDFKVVAVVQEPFGAHPGYAPGFYDVDMTFANLYKSASETTEGFQAFLDEWVFGVTNREEYVQHFIETFGYSTFKGLQSEFDYSYPVSYAY; the protein is encoded by the coding sequence ATGAGTAAAGTTTGCACCATGCGCGAGGCGGTGGCCGACCACGTGCCCGACGACAGCTTCCTGTTTATCGGCGGGTACATCTGCCGCACGCCGTTCGCCGCGATCCACGAGATTATCCGCCAGCGCCGCAGCGGCCTGACCATCGTGCGCAGCAACGCGGCCGACGATTTCGACATGCTGATCGGCGCGGGCGCGGTGAAACGCTTCGTCTCGACGTTTCTCTCGCTGGGATTTTTCGGCCTGGGGCGCTGCTATCGCCGCGCGATGGAGCAGCAGATCCCCCACGCGATTGAGGTCGAGGAGTACACCAACCTCTCGCTGCCGCTGATGCTGATGGCCGGTGCCATGGGCCTGCCGTTCGTGCCCAGTAAGGACATGCTCGGCTCGGATTTGCTCAACGTGCGCTCGTTCATGGGCGAGGACAAGTACAAGCTGATTCAATCGCCCTTCGACGGCAAGAACACGCTGCTGGTCCCGGCGCTCAATCCCGACGTGGCGATCATCCACGTGCAGCAGTCCGACGCCGAGGGCAACGCCCAGATCTGGGGCATCGGCGGCGACTGCCAGATGGGCGCCAACGCCGCACGCAAGGTGATCGTCAGCTGCGAGCGGATCGTGGACCGCGAGGTGATCGGCAAGGACCCCTCGCGCACCATTGTCCCGGACTTCAAGGTGGTCGCGGTGGTCCAGGAGCCGTTCGGAGCGCACCCGGGTTATGCGCCGGGGTTCTACGACGTGGACATGACGTTTGCCAACCTCTACAAGTCCGCATCCGAGACCACCGAGGGCTTCCAGGCCTTTCTCGACGAGTGGGTTTTCGGCGTGACGAACCGTGAGGAATACGTCCAGCACTTCATCGAGACGTTCGGATACTCGACCTTCAAGGGGTTGCAGTCGGAGTTCGATTACAGCTACCCGGTGAGCTACGCATATTAA
- a CDS encoding pyruvate formate lyase family protein — protein sequence MTEPAIDLTKQRDGRIGRLRQRIINAPREACVERARYLTQAMSQHWDEHALTRISLALENILANISVIIRDDELIVGCRTSKLKGAPFFPENKARWIETDLDSFEDRVLQKVGITDLEQRELREEILPFWRGRTVEELLEQRLPADVAADIDKYIFTMILEITYGIGHFTMNHSRMLGLGLRGVIAETQQRLDALVPQERSGEKGLFYGAVIRSLGAAIVFANRYADEAERQAAICADPLRADELRTIAAVCRRVPEHPASTFHEALQSVYFIHLIAQIESGGNSISLGRIDQVLRPYYEADLQAGRIQPQQARELLACLFIKTNEIWNILEEAFIPGGEGTEGKTTQNVTVGGLGRDGADATCELSYIGLDAYADVRTVQPNFGVRLGPDAPQELMLRALQYAKDGVALHLFNDAAIIDALTRAGHTLEDARDYGVVGCLEPSAQGKTFGSTFAVQFSGIKCLELALSDGIDHIFGYRSGPQTGDPAQFDSFEDIWNAYDSQVTHFLGQMATGMEVLDSTIAQLVPSPFASAMIEGPLEKGIDLTSGGAVYNSTGLQLIGFANVADSLYAIRKAVFEDHTLPLAKLAELLAEDWEDAEEQRSYFLHKIAKYGNDCDEVDALAARVLEHFCQRAGALPHFRGGRFWPGVFSVGFHIAMGAFAAASADGRNAGDVLGNGITPTNGNALNGPTAVMNSVTKLPLNRATNGVNLNLRFHPTRLDPQTLAALLRTYFADGGVQVQFNMVDSQTLCDAQQRPGNFADLVVRVSGYSALFTGLSDIAQDEIISRTEYEAGGGGR from the coding sequence ATGACCGAACCGGCGATCGACTTGACCAAGCAGCGCGACGGCCGCATCGGCCGCCTGCGCCAGCGGATCATCAACGCGCCGCGCGAGGCCTGCGTGGAGCGCGCGCGCTATCTGACCCAGGCGATGTCCCAGCATTGGGACGAGCACGCGCTGACGCGCATCAGCCTGGCGCTTGAAAACATTCTGGCCAACATCAGCGTGATCATCCGCGACGACGAGCTGATCGTCGGCTGCCGAACCTCCAAGCTCAAGGGCGCGCCGTTCTTTCCTGAGAACAAGGCGCGCTGGATCGAGACCGACCTGGATTCGTTCGAAGATCGTGTGCTGCAAAAGGTCGGGATCACCGATCTTGAGCAGCGCGAGCTGCGCGAGGAGATTCTGCCGTTCTGGCGCGGACGCACGGTGGAGGAGCTGCTTGAGCAGCGCCTGCCCGCTGACGTGGCCGCGGACATAGACAAGTACATCTTCACGATGATCCTCGAGATCACCTACGGCATCGGCCACTTCACGATGAACCATTCGCGGATGCTCGGCCTGGGGCTTCGCGGGGTGATCGCCGAGACGCAGCAACGGCTGGACGCGCTGGTGCCGCAGGAGCGCTCGGGCGAAAAAGGGCTGTTCTACGGGGCGGTGATCCGCTCTCTGGGGGCCGCCATAGTCTTTGCCAACCGCTACGCGGACGAGGCCGAGCGCCAGGCCGCGATCTGCGCCGACCCGCTGCGCGCGGACGAGCTGCGCACGATCGCCGCGGTCTGCCGTCGCGTGCCCGAACATCCGGCGTCCACGTTCCACGAGGCGCTGCAAAGCGTGTACTTCATCCACCTCATCGCGCAGATCGAATCGGGCGGCAACTCGATTTCGCTGGGCCGCATCGATCAGGTGCTGCGCCCCTATTACGAGGCCGACCTGCAGGCCGGCCGCATCCAGCCGCAGCAGGCGCGCGAGCTGCTGGCGTGCCTGTTTATCAAGACCAACGAGATCTGGAACATCCTCGAGGAGGCCTTCATTCCCGGCGGCGAGGGGACCGAGGGCAAGACCACGCAGAACGTGACCGTGGGCGGCCTGGGCCGCGACGGCGCTGACGCCACCTGCGAGCTGAGCTACATCGGCCTGGACGCCTATGCCGACGTGCGCACGGTGCAGCCCAACTTCGGTGTGCGCCTCGGCCCGGACGCGCCGCAGGAGCTGATGCTGCGGGCGCTGCAATACGCCAAGGACGGCGTGGCCCTGCATCTGTTTAACGACGCGGCGATCATCGATGCCCTGACCCGCGCTGGGCACACTCTCGAGGACGCACGCGACTACGGCGTGGTGGGCTGTCTCGAGCCCAGCGCCCAGGGCAAGACCTTCGGCTCGACATTCGCCGTGCAGTTTAGCGGCATCAAGTGCCTGGAACTGGCGCTTTCCGACGGCATCGATCACATCTTCGGCTACCGTTCAGGGCCGCAGACCGGCGATCCGGCGCAGTTCGACTCGTTCGAGGATATCTGGAACGCTTACGATAGCCAGGTGACGCACTTCCTGGGGCAGATGGCCACGGGCATGGAGGTGCTCGACAGCACCATCGCCCAGCTCGTCCCCTCGCCGTTTGCCTCGGCGATGATCGAGGGGCCGCTGGAAAAGGGGATCGACCTCACCTCCGGCGGCGCGGTCTACAACTCCACGGGCCTACAGTTGATCGGCTTCGCCAACGTCGCGGACAGCCTGTACGCGATCCGCAAGGCCGTGTTCGAGGATCACACGCTGCCACTGGCAAAGCTGGCCGAGCTGCTGGCCGAGGACTGGGAGGACGCCGAGGAGCAACGCAGCTACTTCCTGCACAAGATTGCCAAGTACGGCAACGATTGCGACGAGGTCGACGCGCTGGCGGCTCGGGTGTTGGAGCACTTCTGTCAGCGGGCCGGCGCACTGCCCCACTTCCGTGGCGGACGATTCTGGCCCGGCGTATTCTCGGTAGGGTTCCACATCGCAATGGGCGCGTTCGCCGCTGCCAGCGCCGATGGGCGCAACGCCGGCGACGTGCTGGGCAACGGCATCACTCCCACCAACGGCAACGCGCTCAACGGGCCGACCGCGGTAATGAACTCGGTGACCAAGCTGCCGCTGAATCGGGCGACCAACGGCGTGAACCTCAACCTGCGTTTTCACCCGACGCGGCTGGATCCGCAGACCTTGGCCGCGCTGTTGCGCACCTACTTTGCCGACGGCGGTGTGCAGGTGCAGTTCAACATGGTCGATTCGCAGACATTGTGCGATGCGCAGCAGCGGCCCGGGAATTTCGCGGACCTGGTGGTGCGCGTCAGCGGCTACTCGGCGCTGTTCACCGGACTGAGCGACATTGCCCAGGACGAGATCATCAGCCGCACCGAATACGAGGCGGGCGGAGGAGGACGATGA
- a CDS encoding SDR family NAD(P)-dependent oxidoreductase produces the protein MQVVVITGLAQGIGREVAKLLAANGDAVAGFDVDAKGIDSLRSELDALKGQSLLEALSIDDRPGILRFRDSVLKKFGHVDVVLSNVGIGFFGPFEEVDLERANKCMEINVIGTAAIFQAFVPSMREHGAGKLIAMSSLVGQIPFPFESIYSASKFAVEGLVLSLRYEVEPYGIQVALVQPAQVSTDFAAKIHKLPPEGSPYRARAKRFIDRDNELIKTAPNPLQAAQKIIQVIRADKMAMHNQIDFKSRFFMQINRLLPAALRDKILLNQMDIKV, from the coding sequence ATGCAGGTTGTGGTGATCACGGGATTGGCCCAGGGAATCGGTCGCGAAGTAGCAAAACTTCTGGCAGCCAACGGGGACGCGGTGGCTGGTTTTGACGTGGACGCCAAGGGGATCGACTCGCTGCGTAGCGAGCTCGACGCGCTCAAGGGCCAGTCGCTGCTCGAGGCGCTGAGCATCGACGATCGTCCCGGCATTCTGCGTTTCCGTGACAGCGTGCTCAAAAAGTTCGGCCACGTCGACGTGGTGCTCTCCAACGTGGGGATCGGCTTCTTCGGCCCGTTCGAGGAGGTCGACCTGGAGCGCGCGAACAAGTGCATGGAGATCAACGTCATCGGCACTGCGGCGATCTTCCAGGCCTTTGTCCCCTCGATGCGCGAGCACGGCGCGGGCAAACTGATCGCCATGTCCTCGCTGGTCGGGCAGATCCCGTTCCCGTTCGAGTCGATCTACTCGGCCAGCAAGTTCGCGGTCGAGGGGCTGGTGCTCTCGTTGCGCTACGAAGTGGAGCCGTACGGCATTCAGGTGGCGTTGGTGCAACCGGCGCAGGTCTCCACGGATTTCGCGGCAAAAATCCACAAGCTGCCGCCCGAGGGCTCGCCCTATCGCGCACGCGCCAAGCGCTTCATCGATCGCGACAACGAGCTGATCAAGACCGCGCCCAATCCGCTGCAGGCCGCGCAGAAGATCATCCAGGTGATACGCGCGGACAAGATGGCCATGCATAACCAGATCGATTTCAAGAGCCGCTTTTTCATGCAGATCAACCGGCTGTTGCCCGCGGCGCTACGTGACAAGATCCTGCTCAACCAGATGGACATCAAGGTGTGA
- a CDS encoding NAD-dependent epimerase/dehydratase family protein, producing MQFDGITLVTGAAGFMGRHMVEHLARQGVRVRATARPRRDLSFFERLGVEYVAADLTLPETLPPLFEGGVDRVFHLGAICNFSTPYAKLRPTNVIGVERITQLALDAGVRAYVHVGSSSVYGPYCGRPFKEDDPRQPQEDYGRSKRDGEDVVWKRIEQGFPAIITRPCTVYGPGCNDGAGKAFSRPTSIFAIPGKGGQLLSNIRAEDVAGAVEHLSHQEQAVGRAFNLVDDSHPTLEQALTLAAKTFESKPPQLHLPLALVSAVARVDALIAGRRGRIPDLEPDAVRYLYDDYVLDNSRLKATGYKLIYPDFAESMRQIGAQQSD from the coding sequence ATGCAATTCGACGGTATAACGCTGGTGACCGGGGCGGCCGGCTTCATGGGTCGGCACATGGTGGAACATCTGGCGCGCCAGGGCGTGCGCGTGCGAGCCACGGCCCGTCCGCGGCGCGACCTCTCGTTTTTCGAGCGCTTGGGCGTCGAGTATGTGGCCGCTGATCTGACCTTGCCCGAGACCCTGCCGCCGCTGTTTGAGGGCGGCGTGGACCGCGTGTTTCACCTGGGCGCAATCTGCAATTTCTCCACGCCCTATGCCAAGCTGCGCCCCACCAACGTGATCGGCGTGGAGCGCATTACGCAGCTCGCCCTGGACGCGGGGGTGCGGGCCTATGTGCATGTGGGCTCGAGCAGCGTGTACGGCCCGTATTGCGGTCGACCGTTTAAAGAGGACGATCCGCGCCAACCGCAGGAGGATTACGGCCGCAGCAAGCGCGACGGCGAGGACGTGGTTTGGAAACGGATCGAGCAGGGTTTCCCCGCGATCATCACCCGGCCGTGCACGGTCTACGGCCCGGGGTGCAACGACGGCGCGGGCAAGGCCTTCTCGCGTCCGACCTCGATCTTCGCCATTCCCGGAAAAGGCGGGCAGCTGCTGTCCAACATCCGGGCCGAGGATGTGGCCGGAGCTGTCGAGCATTTGTCGCACCAGGAGCAGGCTGTGGGCCGGGCGTTCAACCTAGTCGACGACAGCCATCCGACGCTCGAGCAGGCGCTGACATTGGCCGCCAAGACGTTCGAATCCAAACCTCCGCAACTGCATTTGCCGCTGGCGCTGGTCAGCGCCGTGGCCCGGGTCGACGCGCTGATCGCGGGCCGACGCGGCCGCATTCCGGACCTGGAGCCGGACGCGGTGCGTTATCTGTACGACGATTACGTGTTGGACAACAGTCGCCTCAAGGCGACTGGATATAAACTGATCTATCCGGATTTCGCCGAGTCGATGCGCCAAATCGGCGCGCAGCAAAGCGACTAG